A window of Natrinema versiforme contains these coding sequences:
- a CDS encoding HVO_0649 family zinc finger protein, with product MSVHRSPFERLREKFDESELRCPACGYVDTDGGWRVTTTGGRVRYQFVCPTCDAVETRELRLE from the coding sequence ATGTCAGTACATCGATCGCCGTTCGAGCGACTGCGGGAGAAGTTCGACGAGTCGGAACTGCGGTGTCCGGCGTGCGGCTACGTCGACACCGACGGCGGCTGGCGCGTGACCACGACGGGCGGACGGGTCCGCTACCAGTTCGTCTGTCCGACCTGTGACGCCGTCGAGACGCGGGAACTCCGACTCGAATAG
- a CDS encoding NUDIX hydrolase: MPTDPLAWETRERRVAYSCPGFDVINESVRLPDGTETEFDYLSEPASVCVLPFTPEGDVVCIEEWRQAVSRISHGLPVGGVEPEDDDLEASARRELAEETGHEAERLEPLTTVEPANGIADAVLHFFVAEGCRPTAEQRLDHNESIRVTERSLKELTDAVADGEIRDGRTVLALSYYRLFDEGSGPDGK, translated from the coding sequence ATGCCAACCGATCCACTCGCTTGGGAGACGCGCGAGCGCCGGGTAGCCTACTCCTGTCCGGGTTTCGATGTCATTAACGAGTCCGTTCGACTGCCCGACGGGACCGAAACCGAGTTCGACTACCTCTCGGAACCGGCGAGCGTCTGCGTCCTGCCGTTTACGCCCGAGGGCGACGTCGTCTGCATCGAAGAGTGGCGACAGGCTGTCTCGCGGATCAGCCACGGCCTCCCCGTCGGCGGCGTCGAACCCGAGGACGACGACCTCGAGGCGTCGGCGCGCCGTGAACTCGCCGAGGAGACCGGCCACGAGGCCGAACGCCTCGAGCCGCTGACGACCGTCGAACCGGCCAACGGCATCGCCGACGCCGTCTTACACTTCTTCGTCGCCGAGGGCTGCCGGCCGACGGCCGAACAGCGACTCGATCACAACGAGAGCATTCGCGTGACCGAGCGCTCGCTCAAGGAGTTGACTGACGCGGTGGCCGACGGCGAGATCCGCGACGGCCGGACGGTACTCGCCCTCTCGTACTACCGGCTGTTCGACGAGGGCAGCGGCCCGGACGGAAAGTGA
- a CDS encoding PadR family transcriptional regulator: protein MDQLTGFQRDLLYVIAGKDRPSGQEILDDINSYIDQPVTHGRLYPNLDTLVEKELVEKGELDRRTNYYALTPKGRRALQRRQEWVDQYVDV, encoded by the coding sequence ATGGACCAGCTAACTGGCTTCCAGCGAGACCTGTTGTACGTGATCGCAGGGAAAGACCGGCCGTCAGGGCAGGAGATTCTCGACGACATCAATAGCTACATCGATCAGCCGGTCACGCACGGCCGTCTGTATCCGAATCTCGACACGCTCGTCGAGAAAGAACTCGTCGAGAAAGGCGAGCTCGACCGACGGACGAACTACTACGCGCTGACGCCGAAGGGCCGACGCGCGCTGCAGCGCCGCCAGGAGTGGGTCGACCAGTACGTCGACGTCTGA
- a CDS encoding PPOX class F420-dependent oxidoreductase gives MASIPDEFDDLFEKKTFAHVATLTEEGLPHVTPVWIDYDADDDRLLINTERGRQKERNVRNNPAVGVSMVDPDNPYQHLSVIGEIEEITTEGAREHIDELARRYTDDDEYQTPIETERVFLRIRADQVL, from the coding sequence ATGGCCTCGATACCCGACGAGTTCGACGACCTGTTCGAAAAGAAAACGTTCGCCCACGTCGCGACGCTGACCGAGGAGGGGCTCCCACACGTCACGCCCGTGTGGATCGACTACGATGCCGACGACGACCGACTGCTGATCAACACCGAACGGGGCCGGCAGAAAGAACGCAACGTCCGGAACAACCCCGCCGTCGGCGTCAGCATGGTCGACCCCGACAACCCGTATCAGCACCTCTCGGTGATCGGCGAAATCGAGGAGATCACGACCGAGGGCGCTCGAGAACACATCGACGAACTGGCGCGGCGGTATACGGACGACGACGAGTATCAGACGCCTATCGAAACCGAGCGCGTGTTTCTGCGGATTCGGGCGGATCAAGTCCTGTAA
- a CDS encoding acetolactate synthase large subunit: MQTASDLLVTCLEAEGVDRVFGVPGEEIEDLLFSLRDSSIRFVPTRHEQGAAFMADVHGRLTGEAGVCCSTLGPGATNLMTGVADAQLDKSPVVAITGQGGRERLHKESHQALDVVDIFEPIVAWNSQIAEPEIVPESVRKAFKLAEYEKPGATHLEFPEDVAAAEIDAEAIPTRDPVRRPDPDDESAEHAAQLIADAERPIVLAGNGAVRTRASEHIRAIVDRVGLPVVETYMGKGAISDCEPTSLMTLDSGPAGEAARAIERADCVVAVGYDIAEHDPAGWNPDLEKTIVHVDYEPAEVYRHYNPDVEIVADVGAALEAIDERLPDEACSLWCDDLHDRLLEAATEPPAEDDPVTVRNALPLLREAMADSDVLVSDVGSHKMAIAQSFPTYEPNTCVISNGLASMGIAVPGALAADLAVESNVVAGTGDGGFMMNAAELETASRLDCGFTTVVFNDEDYGLISEKQDEHRGEHTGTELTNPDLVTFAESFGIEAYRPETWAEIEAAFAEAVPADELALIEIPLE, from the coding sequence ATGCAAACGGCATCCGACCTGCTCGTGACCTGTCTCGAGGCCGAAGGCGTCGACCGCGTCTTCGGGGTTCCGGGCGAGGAGATCGAGGACCTGTTGTTCTCGCTGCGGGACTCCTCGATTCGATTCGTCCCGACGCGCCACGAACAGGGAGCGGCGTTCATGGCCGACGTACACGGCCGCCTGACCGGCGAGGCTGGCGTCTGTTGCTCGACCCTCGGCCCCGGCGCGACGAACCTGATGACCGGCGTGGCCGACGCCCAACTCGACAAGAGCCCGGTCGTCGCGATCACCGGGCAGGGCGGCCGCGAGCGACTGCACAAGGAGAGCCATCAGGCGCTGGACGTGGTCGACATCTTCGAGCCGATCGTCGCGTGGAACTCCCAGATCGCCGAGCCCGAGATCGTCCCCGAATCGGTGCGCAAGGCGTTCAAACTCGCCGAGTACGAGAAGCCGGGCGCGACTCACCTCGAGTTCCCCGAGGACGTCGCCGCGGCGGAGATCGACGCCGAGGCGATCCCGACCCGCGACCCGGTTCGCCGGCCGGATCCGGACGACGAATCGGCCGAGCACGCGGCGCAGTTGATCGCGGACGCCGAGCGGCCGATCGTCCTCGCGGGCAACGGCGCGGTGCGGACCCGCGCATCGGAGCACATCCGCGCCATCGTCGACCGCGTCGGGCTCCCGGTCGTCGAGACGTACATGGGCAAGGGCGCGATCTCCGACTGCGAACCGACCTCGCTGATGACCCTCGATTCGGGGCCCGCCGGCGAGGCCGCGCGGGCGATCGAGCGGGCGGACTGCGTCGTCGCGGTCGGCTACGACATCGCCGAGCACGACCCGGCCGGCTGGAACCCCGACCTCGAGAAGACGATCGTCCACGTCGATTACGAGCCCGCGGAGGTCTACCGCCACTACAACCCCGACGTGGAGATCGTCGCCGACGTGGGCGCGGCGCTCGAGGCCATCGACGAGCGCCTGCCCGACGAGGCGTGTTCGCTGTGGTGTGACGACCTGCACGACCGGTTGCTCGAGGCCGCGACGGAGCCGCCGGCCGAGGACGATCCGGTGACGGTGCGAAACGCTTTGCCCCTGTTGCGCGAGGCGATGGCCGACTCGGACGTGCTCGTGTCGGACGTGGGCAGCCACAAGATGGCGATCGCCCAGTCGTTCCCGACCTACGAGCCGAACACCTGCGTCATCTCGAACGGGCTGGCGAGCATGGGTATCGCGGTGCCGGGCGCGCTCGCGGCGGATCTGGCCGTCGAGTCGAACGTCGTCGCGGGCACCGGCGACGGAGGGTTCATGATGAACGCAGCGGAACTCGAGACCGCGAGCCGGCTGGACTGCGGGTTCACGACCGTCGTCTTCAACGACGAGGACTACGGCCTGATCTCGGAGAAACAGGACGAACACCGCGGCGAGCACACCGGAACCGAACTGACGAACCCGGACCTCGTGACGTTCGCCGAGAGCTTCGGGATCGAGGCCTACCGTCCCGAGACGTGGGCCGAGATCGAGGCGGCGTTCGCGGAGGCCGTCCCCGCCGACGAGTTGGCGCTGATCGAGATCCCCCTCGAGTGA
- a CDS encoding Eco57I restriction-modification methylase domain-containing protein produces MQRSPAYRTTRELFATAALEDRLPETDAWNAVDTAELRESYAEIADHWERERGAGQNRSDPRSDAPFVRSVVETVGLPFDRRAANGCLDGHETPDSDAVAVADVSRWGHGDSRERDDREHGFGVPDYRLHAFLRDVSAPWAVVTNGRRWRLYRASGNCRLDSYYEIDLPGVLETGDLEAFKYFYCFFRREAFPDDAEGDCFLETVSNESNAVEREMAAALEANAREALAALAEGFLRHPDNDLDEADFDLLWDSSLVFLYRLLVVLSAEGRGWELLETADERDDRSGRGDAHPLERAIGAEADPTRSTDGCRNTLQSRLNDLFARVDEGRTGCTPSPGPEAERPIPAAPGWLFRPEPDGDDRREVRFLAANSIDDATLSKVIDLLTRQTESAGSSDDPSFIDYASLDLRHLGSCYERLLEYDLAVADAPLALEDGEYVRATDADAVAVEPGAVYLRADGGERKATGSYYTPEYVVEYIVEHTLEPLVDEVREAMLARHEPGTPGFADAFADRVLELTVLDPAMGCGHFLTQAADSLAREIVDAQATQAARAGPETVAAERGIQWARRRVARECLYGVDCDPLAVELARMSLWLRTRGADRPSDPLESHLQAGNALVGEDLESIDELAGASGSGPRVDGSPRNRLRHRDRLEAAANVRTAREFGLETVPDDACERLAAALGDDDAWERLARADWFETAQAQADAEGYVHWPLAFPEIFRDEDGTRRENPGFDAVVGNPPWVATAGRADISATIDADLRAYLAEAFETTEGQFDLAVALYELAVRQSRDGRVGFVVPDSLLAREQNEPIRAFVLDNAPPSRIVRVGTAFPGVETGAVICISGDGEDEVRCADAADRTTLASLSYNVIPQWVFEARDAKRFLIHLDDDARSILATVDRHPPLEAVATVSRGEEIGKRADRLASSEGPDTRPIAPGGAVRRYGLEEDEIRHISPEDVTKDEAIYRGPKLVFRQTSDSLVGTYDDTDLATIKSAYTIRAGSSDELKHLLGVLNSPLLNFYHHYTRAAYRSVFPQINQSTFESFPVAMDGGPDPTLVGAVDERLALTAERSRLSLDALETLGGYEDGASLGELGDCRRAAGADATKLAATTESWPNLQLGSVDVAANRSPVVLSATLRYKPDGGGLETDRWGYTETEPIPALEWPDLGAGRAALVETVVPAAVDRGRGVADFRASATKTISPLERLEGLTLPRLEDVADDLRAHLGDRARAEALDDRIAALDRRIADRVFDLYGLPDDERARVRHEFGEN; encoded by the coding sequence ATGCAGCGATCACCAGCGTACCGCACTACCCGCGAGTTGTTCGCCACCGCCGCTCTCGAGGACCGCCTCCCCGAGACGGACGCGTGGAACGCGGTCGATACGGCCGAACTCCGTGAGAGCTACGCCGAAATCGCCGACCACTGGGAACGCGAGCGAGGGGCGGGTCAGAACCGGAGCGACCCCCGGTCGGACGCCCCGTTCGTCCGATCAGTGGTGGAAACGGTCGGGCTCCCGTTCGATCGGCGGGCTGCGAACGGATGTCTGGACGGACACGAAACCCCCGATTCGGACGCCGTCGCGGTCGCCGACGTGAGCAGGTGGGGCCACGGCGACAGTCGCGAGCGCGACGACCGCGAGCACGGATTCGGCGTTCCCGACTACCGGCTCCACGCGTTCCTGCGGGACGTATCCGCCCCGTGGGCCGTGGTCACGAACGGGCGACGGTGGCGACTCTATCGCGCGTCGGGGAACTGCCGACTGGACTCGTACTACGAGATCGACCTCCCCGGAGTGCTGGAAACGGGCGATCTCGAGGCGTTCAAATACTTCTACTGTTTCTTTCGGCGCGAGGCGTTTCCGGACGACGCGGAGGGCGACTGCTTCCTCGAGACGGTGTCGAACGAGAGCAACGCCGTCGAGCGGGAGATGGCCGCCGCGCTCGAGGCGAACGCTCGCGAGGCGCTGGCGGCGCTCGCCGAGGGGTTCCTGCGACACCCCGACAACGACCTCGACGAGGCTGATTTCGACCTGCTCTGGGACAGTTCGCTCGTCTTCCTGTATCGGCTGCTGGTCGTGCTCTCCGCCGAGGGGAGGGGGTGGGAACTGCTCGAGACGGCCGACGAACGGGACGATCGATCTGGTCGCGGGGATGCGCATCCGCTCGAGCGAGCGATTGGTGCGGAAGCCGACCCGACACGGTCGACGGACGGCTGCCGGAATACCCTGCAGTCGCGCCTGAACGATCTCTTCGCGCGCGTCGACGAGGGCCGCACGGGATGTACGCCCTCCCCCGGTCCCGAAGCGGAGCGCCCGATTCCGGCGGCCCCCGGCTGGCTGTTCCGCCCCGAACCCGACGGCGACGACCGCCGGGAAGTACGGTTCCTCGCTGCCAATTCGATCGACGATGCGACCCTGTCGAAGGTCATCGACCTGCTGACCCGGCAGACGGAATCGGCCGGGAGCAGTGACGACCCCTCGTTCATCGACTACGCCTCGCTCGACCTCCGCCACCTCGGGAGTTGCTACGAGCGACTGCTCGAGTACGACCTCGCGGTCGCCGACGCGCCGCTCGCACTCGAGGACGGCGAGTACGTGCGCGCGACCGACGCCGATGCGGTCGCCGTCGAACCGGGCGCGGTGTACCTGCGAGCCGACGGCGGCGAGCGGAAGGCTACGGGCTCGTACTACACGCCCGAGTACGTCGTCGAGTACATCGTCGAACACACGCTCGAGCCACTCGTCGACGAGGTTCGAGAGGCGATGCTGGCACGACACGAGCCGGGAACGCCCGGTTTCGCCGACGCGTTCGCCGATCGGGTGCTCGAACTGACCGTCCTCGATCCCGCGATGGGCTGTGGACACTTCCTCACACAGGCCGCCGACTCCCTCGCGCGGGAGATCGTCGACGCGCAGGCGACACAGGCAGCGCGAGCGGGCCCGGAGACCGTTGCTGCCGAGCGCGGTATCCAGTGGGCGCGACGGCGAGTCGCTCGGGAGTGTCTCTACGGCGTCGACTGCGACCCGCTCGCCGTCGAACTCGCGAGGATGTCGCTGTGGCTGCGAACCCGCGGCGCTGACCGGCCGAGTGACCCCCTCGAGTCCCACCTCCAAGCCGGGAACGCGCTCGTCGGGGAGGACCTCGAGTCGATCGACGAACTGGCGGGGGCGAGCGGTAGCGGCCCTCGGGTCGACGGGTCACCGCGGAACCGGCTCCGACACCGGGACCGGCTCGAGGCGGCCGCGAACGTCCGTACCGCGCGGGAATTCGGGCTGGAGACCGTCCCAGACGACGCGTGCGAACGACTGGCGGCCGCGCTGGGCGACGATGACGCGTGGGAACGGCTCGCTCGAGCGGACTGGTTCGAAACCGCACAGGCGCAGGCCGACGCCGAGGGGTACGTCCACTGGCCGTTGGCGTTCCCCGAAATCTTCCGCGACGAGGACGGCACCCGGCGGGAGAACCCGGGGTTCGATGCGGTCGTCGGGAACCCGCCGTGGGTCGCCACGGCGGGCCGCGCCGACATCAGCGCGACCATCGACGCCGATCTCCGCGCGTATCTCGCGGAGGCGTTCGAGACGACCGAGGGCCAGTTCGACCTCGCCGTCGCGCTCTACGAACTGGCCGTTCGCCAGTCCCGCGACGGCCGCGTCGGGTTCGTCGTCCCCGATTCGCTCCTCGCTCGCGAGCAGAACGAGCCGATCCGGGCGTTCGTGCTCGACAACGCGCCGCCGTCCCGGATCGTCCGAGTCGGCACTGCCTTCCCGGGCGTCGAAACGGGGGCCGTGATCTGCATCAGCGGCGACGGCGAAGACGAGGTGCGCTGTGCCGATGCGGCCGACCGGACGACGCTCGCGTCGCTGTCGTACAACGTGATCCCCCAGTGGGTGTTCGAAGCGCGGGACGCGAAGCGGTTCCTGATCCACCTCGACGATGACGCACGGTCGATCCTTGCGACGGTCGACCGCCATCCGCCGCTCGAGGCGGTAGCCACCGTCTCGCGCGGCGAGGAGATCGGCAAACGCGCCGACCGGCTGGCCTCGAGCGAGGGACCGGATACCCGGCCGATCGCGCCCGGGGGCGCAGTGCGACGCTACGGCCTCGAGGAAGACGAGATACGCCACATCAGTCCGGAGGACGTGACCAAAGACGAGGCGATCTATCGGGGGCCGAAACTCGTCTTCAGACAGACCAGCGACTCCCTCGTCGGCACGTACGACGACACCGATCTGGCGACGATCAAGTCAGCGTACACCATCCGCGCCGGCTCGAGCGACGAACTCAAACACCTGCTCGGGGTGTTGAATTCGCCGCTGCTGAACTTCTATCACCACTACACCCGCGCCGCGTACCGGTCCGTCTTCCCCCAGATCAATCAGTCGACCTTCGAGTCGTTTCCCGTCGCGATGGACGGCGGACCGGACCCGACGCTCGTCGGCGCGGTCGACGAGCGGCTCGCGCTTACCGCCGAGCGATCGCGGCTTTCGCTGGATGCCCTCGAGACGCTGGGCGGATACGAGGACGGCGCGTCGCTGGGCGAACTCGGGGACTGCCGTCGCGCCGCGGGAGCCGACGCGACGAAACTCGCGGCGACAACCGAGTCGTGGCCGAACCTGCAACTCGGGAGCGTCGACGTCGCGGCGAACCGGTCGCCGGTCGTGCTGTCGGCGACCCTTCGGTACAAACCGGACGGCGGGGGACTCGAGACCGATCGGTGGGGATATACGGAGACGGAGCCGATCCCGGCGCTCGAGTGGCCCGATCTCGGCGCGGGTCGCGCGGCGCTCGTCGAAACCGTCGTCCCCGCCGCCGTCGACCGCGGGCGCGGGGTCGCGGATTTCAGAGCGAGCGCGACCAAGACGATCTCGCCGCTCGAGCGGCTGGAAGGGCTGACGCTGCCGCGACTCGAGGACGTCGCGGACGACCTACGGGCGCATCTCGGCGACCGCGCCCGCGCCGAGGCGTTGGACGATCGGATCGCGGCCCTCGATCGGCGGATCGCCGATCGGGTGTTCGATCTCTATGGGCTGCCGGACGACGAGCGAGCGCGGGTCCGGCACGAATTCGGGGAGAACTGA
- a CDS encoding glycosyl hydrolase family 28-related protein, with product MAGETPRLGLGTFERGDDWDHTDTVETLDEHAIVRGPIAERPAAGEYDDELYHATDQGITWRWDAESEDWTYFSGQGSADRPVPGTSHFEAATIGSLRTAESPVWNVEAHGIEGDGKTDVGGAVHDLLETVARAGGGIVYFPPGRYRLERTPLVGDDTILLGAGRSTVFDGPRPEGEEGRALLSNRGYDEPGYGGASNWGVCNVRIDAPDATGIMPAHADTVRLENIYGDAIYYHHIDVVSSKNVVVDGYWATRGGDGDSDAPVQFDNQNAGTGANSVWDGSEDTLVAADDTPTRNCTLTNFEIDPANDPDYGVHLHRDGNESITIADGYITGCEHSAIRADTGGRLEDLTIDGVSCRENARGISLGRVESGRRHLTIDNVTIRTDDDDLAAGSGLYASGFDEAAISNVIVDGAFTNAILFDDMADLKLSQITATGPKHQGFRFRENVDATLTTARAANCGTVGIYAGPGSSVAYGGVTFDNVGTEVDIDGETREWVTS from the coding sequence ATGGCCGGGGAAACGCCGCGGCTCGGACTGGGAACCTTCGAGCGGGGCGACGATTGGGACCACACCGACACGGTCGAGACGCTCGACGAGCACGCGATCGTCCGCGGACCTATCGCCGAGCGGCCCGCGGCGGGCGAGTATGACGACGAACTCTACCACGCGACCGATCAGGGGATCACGTGGCGCTGGGACGCCGAGAGCGAGGACTGGACGTACTTCAGCGGGCAGGGAAGCGCCGACCGGCCGGTGCCGGGAACGAGCCACTTCGAAGCGGCGACGATCGGCTCCCTCCGAACCGCGGAGTCGCCCGTCTGGAACGTCGAGGCACACGGCATCGAGGGCGACGGGAAAACCGATGTCGGCGGTGCGGTCCACGACCTCCTCGAGACGGTCGCCCGGGCCGGTGGCGGTATCGTGTACTTCCCGCCCGGGCGATACCGCCTCGAGCGGACGCCGCTGGTGGGCGACGATACGATCCTGCTGGGCGCGGGGCGCTCGACCGTCTTCGACGGGCCGCGCCCCGAGGGCGAGGAGGGGCGGGCGCTCCTGTCCAATAGGGGCTACGACGAACCGGGGTACGGCGGCGCGTCGAACTGGGGCGTGTGCAACGTCCGGATCGACGCCCCGGACGCGACCGGGATCATGCCCGCACACGCGGACACCGTTCGATTGGAGAACATCTACGGCGACGCCATCTACTACCATCACATCGACGTCGTCTCGTCGAAGAACGTCGTCGTCGACGGCTACTGGGCGACCCGCGGCGGCGACGGGGATTCGGACGCGCCGGTGCAGTTCGACAACCAGAACGCGGGAACGGGCGCGAACAGCGTGTGGGACGGGTCGGAGGATACGCTCGTCGCGGCCGACGATACGCCGACACGGAACTGCACCCTTACGAACTTCGAAATCGATCCGGCGAACGACCCCGACTACGGCGTCCACCTCCATCGCGACGGAAACGAGTCGATCACGATCGCAGACGGCTACATCACCGGCTGCGAGCATTCGGCGATCAGGGCCGACACCGGTGGACGACTCGAGGACCTGACCATCGACGGCGTCTCGTGTCGCGAAAACGCGCGGGGGATCTCGCTGGGGCGCGTCGAGAGCGGCCGGCGGCATCTGACGATCGATAACGTCACCATCAGGACCGATGACGACGATCTGGCCGCCGGATCGGGACTGTACGCGAGCGGGTTCGACGAGGCCGCGATTTCGAACGTCATCGTCGACGGCGCGTTCACGAACGCGATCCTCTTCGACGACATGGCGGACCTGAAACTGAGCCAGATCACGGCGACCGGGCCGAAACATCAGGGGTTCCGGTTCCGCGAAAACGTCGATGCGACGCTCACCACCGCTCGAGCGGCGAACTGCGGCACCGTCGGGATCTACGCGGGCCCCGGCAGCAGCGTCGCCTACGGGGGCGTCACCTTCGATAACGTCGGGACCGAGGTCGATATCGACGGCGAGACTCGAGAGTGGGTCACATCGTGA
- a CDS encoding site-specific integrase, whose amino-acid sequence MTDPEDLQPLDPREAVQMYKQDRERELSDATLQSHGYRLERFLEWCGIEDIDNLNNVTGRDLHRFKLFRKAQVNDVTLKSQMDTLRVFIRFCQSVDGCIDGLSESINSPSLGDPDNRGTDVLPREKAEAILAYYDKYRYGRVEHALFRLLWESGMRMGSARGIDLEHYHPREEYVEVRHNPNTDTPLKNAENGERDVALSSRTCRLLNDYIEEYRWDRRDEFDRRPLFTTKHGRVTKNTIRNWTYRITRPCTFGRECPHDRTPEDCEGMDNMRASKCPSSTAPHSIRHGAITDYLNRDIDANVVSDRLNVGMDTISEHYDHRSTQEKMNIRRQHLDF is encoded by the coding sequence ATGACTGACCCTGAGGACTTGCAACCACTCGACCCCCGAGAGGCGGTACAGATGTACAAGCAAGATCGGGAACGCGAGCTATCCGATGCGACGCTGCAATCGCACGGCTACCGGTTAGAACGGTTCCTCGAATGGTGCGGAATTGAGGATATCGACAACCTGAACAACGTCACCGGGCGTGATCTGCACCGGTTCAAACTGTTCCGTAAAGCGCAGGTGAATGACGTAACGCTCAAGTCTCAGATGGACACACTACGCGTGTTCATCCGATTCTGTCAAAGTGTGGACGGCTGTATCGATGGATTGTCGGAGTCAATCAACTCCCCGTCGCTCGGTGATCCAGACAACCGTGGAACAGACGTACTTCCGCGAGAGAAGGCTGAGGCGATTCTCGCGTACTACGATAAGTACCGATACGGTCGTGTTGAGCACGCACTCTTCCGATTACTATGGGAGTCCGGGATGAGAATGGGCAGCGCCCGTGGGATTGACTTAGAGCACTATCATCCTCGTGAAGAGTACGTTGAGGTGCGCCACAACCCGAATACTGACACACCGCTCAAGAATGCGGAGAACGGTGAACGCGATGTCGCTTTGTCGTCGCGGACGTGCCGACTTCTCAACGACTACATTGAGGAGTACCGGTGGGATCGACGCGACGAGTTCGACCGGCGGCCGCTGTTCACTACGAAGCACGGGAGAGTCACGAAAAACACGATTCGGAACTGGACGTACCGGATTACGCGGCCGTGCACGTTTGGCCGGGAATGCCCGCATGACCGTACCCCGGAAGATTGTGAAGGGATGGACAACATGCGCGCGTCGAAGTGCCCGAGTTCGACGGCACCGCATTCAATCCGTCACGGTGCTATCACGGATTACCTGAATCGGGATATTGACGCGAACGTAGTGTCAGATCGCCTAAATGTAGGTATGGATACAATATCGGAGCACTACGACCACCGATCAACACAAGAGAAAATGAATATCCGACGACAACACCTGGACTTCTAA
- a CDS encoding arsenic resistance protein, which translates to MDTKNWLQRRQVAVYAVAVILAIGVAVGRPESDSFLEGLIDPVLAVLLYVTFLEIPFVRLRRAFTNGRFMAAALGMNFLIVPVVVWGLTRFLPPEPVILVGVFMVLLTPCIDYVITFAELAGGNSEQITATTPALMLVQLLLLPMYLWLFMGAEVAEVIEAGPFIEAFLIIIALPLTLAWLTEVWAERSPKGESWQETMGWLPVPMMGATLFVVIASQLPRVQDSLSQITVVVPVYVAFLVIMPVLGRVAAGVFQMDVGESRTLVFTAVTRNSLVVLPLALALPAGYELAPAVVVTQTLVELLGMVVLTRVVPAGLVPERPSRIPLSNSVRGD; encoded by the coding sequence ATGGACACGAAGAACTGGCTCCAACGGCGTCAGGTCGCCGTCTATGCGGTCGCGGTCATATTGGCGATAGGTGTCGCCGTGGGGCGTCCCGAGTCGGACTCCTTCCTTGAGGGGCTTATCGACCCCGTGCTGGCGGTTCTCCTCTATGTGACCTTTCTTGAGATCCCGTTCGTTCGACTCCGCCGTGCGTTCACCAACGGGCGATTCATGGCGGCGGCGCTCGGGATGAACTTCCTCATCGTCCCCGTCGTCGTCTGGGGACTCACCCGGTTTCTTCCCCCGGAGCCAGTCATCCTGGTAGGCGTGTTCATGGTTCTCCTGACCCCCTGCATCGACTACGTCATCACCTTCGCGGAACTCGCGGGCGGTAACTCCGAACAGATAACCGCGACGACGCCAGCCCTGATGCTCGTCCAACTCCTGCTGCTCCCGATGTATCTCTGGCTGTTCATGGGTGCGGAGGTCGCCGAGGTCATCGAAGCTGGGCCGTTCATCGAGGCGTTCCTGATAATCATCGCTCTCCCGTTGACGCTGGCGTGGCTCACGGAAGTGTGGGCGGAACGCTCTCCGAAAGGCGAGTCCTGGCAGGAAACGATGGGGTGGCTTCCCGTCCCGATGATGGGCGCAACCCTGTTCGTCGTCATCGCCTCCCAACTCCCTCGCGTACAGGATTCACTCAGCCAGATTACAGTCGTCGTCCCGGTGTATGTTGCGTTCCTCGTCATTATGCCCGTCCTCGGGCGGGTGGCGGCTGGCGTGTTCCAGATGGACGTGGGGGAGAGTCGCACGCTCGTGTTCACTGCTGTCACTCGGAACTCGCTGGTCGTTCTCCCGTTGGCGCTGGCACTCCCAGCCGGATACGAGCTGGCTCCTGCCGTCGTCGTGACACAGACGCTCGTCGAACTGTTGGGGATGGTCGTTCTCACACGGGTCGTTCCGGCGGGGCTTGTCCCGGAACGTCCCTCGCGGATTCCACTCTCCAACAGCGTACGAGGCGATTAA
- a CDS encoding low molecular weight phosphatase family protein, with protein sequence MKVAFVCVGNAGRSLMATAFAERERDERGIDVEIVTGGVDPADSVHDEVVAVMQEDGIDISDRTPREITPADIEHADYVVTMGCSVDQFRPDKWDGEARRWELEESAGETLASYRAVRDEIRERVQAFFDEIEQSSHRA encoded by the coding sequence ATGAAAGTTGCGTTCGTCTGTGTCGGGAACGCTGGACGGAGCCTGATGGCGACTGCCTTCGCAGAACGTGAACGAGATGAGCGTGGGATAGACGTGGAGATTGTAACTGGAGGTGTTGATCCAGCCGATAGCGTCCACGACGAGGTTGTTGCGGTCATGCAGGAGGATGGTATCGATATTAGTGATCGGACGCCGCGAGAGATCACGCCAGCGGACATTGAACATGCGGACTATGTCGTGACGATGGGGTGTTCTGTCGATCAGTTCCGTCCGGACAAGTGGGATGGGGAGGCACGTCGATGGGAGTTAGAGGAATCGGCTGGAGAGACACTCGCGTCTTATCGAGCGGTTCGTGATGAAATCCGTGAGCGAGTTCAGGCGTTCTTCGATGAGATCGAGCAGTCGTCCCATCGCGCGTGA